Proteins found in one Thermodesulfobacteriota bacterium genomic segment:
- a CDS encoding type II toxin-antitoxin system HicA family toxin: protein MHHQTGRHVVLKHPAQASRRVVLPYHNKDLKRGTLQGILKQAGLSVKEFLKYL, encoded by the coding sequence ATCCACCATCAAACCGGAAGACACGTTGTTCTAAAACATCCGGCTCAAGCATCAAGAAGAGTAGTGCTTCCATACCATAATAAGGATTTAAAGAGAGGAACTCTTCAGGGTATTCTCAAGCAAGCAGGATTAAGCGTTAAAGAGTTTCTGAAGTACCTTTAA
- a CDS encoding type II toxin-antitoxin system HicB family antitoxin yields MAAKEYSYTVFYEPAPEGGYVVTVPALPGLVTEGDTLDEAREMARDAIRAYLESLIKDGQSIPEEEGTRQEKVAVAVDAPF; encoded by the coding sequence ATGGCAGCAAAAGAATATTCATATACGGTATTTTACGAGCCTGCTCCAGAAGGAGGTTATGTTGTAACTGTTCCTGCTCTTCCCGGACTTGTAACCGAGGGCGATACATTAGATGAAGCAAGAGAAATGGCACGCGATGCCATTCGAGCATACTTGGAGAGCTTGATAAAAGACGGCCAGTCAATTCCGGAAGAAGAAGGAACTAGGCAGGAAAAAGTGGCAGTCGCAGTCGATGCACCCTTCTAA
- a CDS encoding DUF2283 domain-containing protein produces the protein MMLKWMFLFQELQRRISDSVHTPKSPLKRGLNNSDYDKDGNIVGLEILDASKRMENPRSVKYAVAD, from the coding sequence ATGATGCTCAAGTGGATGTTCCTCTTTCAGGAATTGCAGAGGAGAATTTCAGATAGCGTACACACCCCTAAATCCCCTCTCAAGAGGGGACTTAACAATTCTGACTACGATAAGGACGGTAATATCGTAGGACTTGAGATATTGGATGCATCCAAACGGATGGAAAATCCCCGTTCCGTTAAATACGCTGTTGCGGACTGA
- a CDS encoding DUF2281 domain-containing protein, with product MKSEQVLKKRVMKEIEKLPEKHLREVKDYVDSLLKKKRDAKETQLDPENDPILQICGIADVEPFAHKIDEELYGE from the coding sequence ATGAAATCCGAGCAGGTTTTAAAGAAAAGGGTTATGAAAGAGATTGAAAAGCTTCCTGAGAAGCATCTCAGAGAAGTCAAAGATTATGTTGATAGTCTTTTGAAAAAGAAGCGAGATGCTAAAGAGACACAACTCGATCCTGAGAACGACCCGATCCTACAGATCTGCGGCATAGCGGACGTAGAGCCATTTGCCCATAAGATAGATGAAGAACTCTACGGTGAATAA